One genomic window of Quercus lobata isolate SW786 chromosome 9, ValleyOak3.0 Primary Assembly, whole genome shotgun sequence includes the following:
- the LOC115959485 gene encoding glutathione S-transferase U8-like translates to MAEEVLLFSTWPSIYGRRVEMALKLKGIEYKYIEEDLTNKSPSLLKYNPVHKKIPVLVHNGKPVAESLVILEYIDETWKNHPILPKHPYERANTRFWAKFIDEKCLPAILKACWGEDRKEREKAVEELSKLLQFLENELKGKRFFGGETIGLLDIAANMIGYWLGIFEEASGVSELLTREKFPKLFIWANEFVSVSAIKESLPPRDKHVAYMRKRFGMVNASK, encoded by the exons ATGGCTGAAGAAGTATTGCTGTTTAGTACGTGGCCAAGCATTTATGGCCGCAGAGTAGAGATGGCTTTGAAGCTGAAAGGAATAGAGTACAAATACATTGAAGAAGATCTAACTAACAAGAGCCCTTCCCTCCTCAAATACAACCCAGTTCACAAAAAGATTCCCGTGCTTGTACACAATGGAAAGCCTGTGGCCGAGTCACTTGTTATTCTTGAATACATTGATGAGACTTGGAAAAATCATCCCATCTTGCCCAAACATCCTTATGAGAGAGCCAATACACGATTCTGGGCTAAGTTCATAGACGAAAAG TGCTTGCCTGCAATACTTAAAGCTTGCTGGGGTGAAGATCGGAAAGAGCGCGAGAAGGCTGTGGAAGAGTTATCTAAGCTTCTacaatttctagaaaatgagctcaagggaaagaggttttttggtGGAGAGACTATTGGACTGCTAGACATTGCTGCTAACATGATAGGCTACTGGCTTGGAATTTTTGAAGAAGCTTCAGGGGTATCAGAGTTGTTGACAAGGGAGAAATTTCCCAAACTTTTCATTTGGGCTAATGAGTTTGTGAGTGTAAGTGCCATCAAGGAAAGTCTACCTCCTAGAGACAAACATGTTGCCTATATGCGAAAACGCTTTGGGATGGTTAATGCTTCCAAATAG